GTGACCGATTTCGACCTGCACCGCATGTGGATCCACCCGCATGTGACCGGCTATTTTGCGGCCAACGAGGAAGTGGCGTTCCGCATGCGCGAGCAGGGCGTCCCGGCGCAGGCGATCCACGTGGCCGGCATTCCCACCATGCCGGCCTTCGCGCAGCAACACGATCGCGCCGAGTGCGCCCGCGCGCTGGGCCTCGATCCTGCGCGCAAGACCGTGTTGCTGATGGGGGGCGGCGCCGGCCTGGGTGGCCTGAGCCGGGTGGCCGAAAAGCTGCTGGCCGTCCCCGGCGACTTCCAGCTGATCGCCCTGGCCGGCAATAACGCGGCCGAGCTGGCGGCCCTGCGGCGCCTGGCCGCGCGGTATCCGGGGCGGCTGGCGGCGCAGGGCTTCACCGACCGGGTCGAGCGCCTGATGGCCTGCGCCGACCTGGTGGTGACCAAGCCGGGCGGCGCGACCAGCGCCGAATGCCTGGCGCTGGGCCTGCCCATGATCGTCAATGCGCCGATCCCGGGCCAGGAAGAGCACAACGCGAACTACCTGCTCGAGCATGGCGCGGCGCTCAAGGCCTGCGACCTGACGACGCTGGAATACCGGGTGCGCCACCTGCTGGCGCATCCGGACCAGTTGCAGGCGATGGCCGCGCGCGCGCGCGCGCTGGGCCGGCCGCACGCCGCCATGCAGGTGCTGGAGACCGTACTGGTCCAATGCAACAACCCATGTGAAGAGGCGTATGGTTGAATTGTCGGAAGGGGGCCGGGTTGTTTCGATGGTGGGGGCGGTACTGGTGGCGGCCTACCTGTTCGCACGGGTGGAAGTGGAAATCGAAGGCGGGGCCGGCTGGGCGGCGAACCTGCCGACCTGGCGCATCGAGCAGCACCCGCTACTCGACATCTTCATGGGCGGGCGCGCGCTGACCGGCTACCACTTGTGGATGTTCGCCTTCATCGGGCTGATCTTCCACTTCCCCCTGTTCTTCATGGGGCAGTGGTCGCTTGAGCTCGAGGCCTGCGTGGCGGCCTCGATCATGCTGTTCTGGATCGTCGAAGACTTCCTGTGGTTCGTCATCAATCCCGCCTTTGGCTGGCGCCGTTTCAGGCAGGAGCTGGTGCCCTGGCATAAGCACTGGGCCTTCGGCGCGCCGGTCGACTACTGGATATTCGGCGCCATCAGCCTGCTGCTGTTCTGGTACGGGTCCTGAGCCAGCCTCAGGTACCGTCCAGCAACGGCAACGGCGTCACCGTCACCTGCACGTTGAGCTCCTGCTTGCCGCCGCCGAGCACGATGCCGCGCAGCGGCGTCACGTCGCTGAAGTCGCGTCCCCATCCGAGCGTGATGTGCTCATGCTGCACCAGGCAGCGGTTGGTCGGGTCGAAATCGACCCAGCCCAGCGCCGGGCAGAATACCGATACCCAGGCGTGCGAGGCATCGGCGCCGACCAGGCGCGGCTTGCCTGCCGGTGGATGGGTCAGGATGTAGCCGCTGACGTAGCGCGCCGGCAGGCCGATGCTGCGCAGGCAGCCGATCATCAGCTGGGCGAAGTCCTGGCACACGCCGCGCCGGCCGCGCAATACCTGCTCGAGCGGCGTCGAGATGTCGGTGGCCTTGGCGTCGAATTCGAAGTCGTCGAAGATCCGGTAGGTCAGGTCGAGGGCCGCATCGAGCTGCGGCCGGCCGGGCGTGTAGCTGGCGCGGGCGTAGGCTTCGAGCTCGGGGAAACTGGTGACATGCGGCGACGCGTACAGATAGCGGCAGGCCTCCATCGTGGCAGCGCTTTTTTCCTTGCCCATCATGTCGCGCACGCATTCCCACGGCAAGGTGCCGGCGATCTGCGCCAGGGTATGGCGCGCGCGTAGCGAGACCGTCGATTCGGCGTGCACCAGCAGCTTGTCGTGCGGGACGCTCAAGGCCACGTGGCGGGTGAGGTTGCCGAAGTAGTCGACACCGTCCTTGCCGTCATTGGCCACCGGGTCGAGCCAGATCAGGTGCGACTCGGTCTGCTG
This portion of the Telluria beijingensis genome encodes:
- a CDS encoding MGDG synthase family glycosyltransferase; translated protein: MAGKKILLLSVPAGAGHTRVAEAIRACAATGYAQVEAIHLDAMAFATPRLRKVYTDFYLLLIGRVPGLWRHVYRLTDTARPDGLFNRLRRWIERRDCRVLADEIGALAPDAIVCTHFQPAEILAQRIAAGELSCPLWVQVTDFDLHRMWIHPHVTGYFAANEEVAFRMREQGVPAQAIHVAGIPTMPAFAQQHDRAECARALGLDPARKTVLLMGGGAGLGGLSRVAEKLLAVPGDFQLIALAGNNAAELAALRRLAARYPGRLAAQGFTDRVERLMACADLVVTKPGGATSAECLALGLPMIVNAPIPGQEEHNANYLLEHGAALKACDLTTLEYRVRHLLAHPDQLQAMAARARALGRPHAAMQVLETVLVQCNNPCEEAYG
- a CDS encoding transglutaminase family protein, with the translated sequence MIAQPGIDSPTGTCARYRVVHETRYAYSSTVTLSQQYLHLTPRSFPCQQTESHLIWLDPVANDGKDGVDYFGNLTRHVALSVPHDKLLVHAESTVSLRARHTLAQIAGTLPWECVRDMMGKEKSAATMEACRYLYASPHVTSFPELEAYARASYTPGRPQLDAALDLTYRIFDDFEFDAKATDISTPLEQVLRGRRGVCQDFAQLMIGCLRSIGLPARYVSGYILTHPPAGKPRLVGADASHAWVSVFCPALGWVDFDPTNRCLVQHEHITLGWGRDFSDVTPLRGIVLGGGKQELNVQVTVTPLPLLDGT